GCGGGACGGGCGGGACCGTCGGCGACGCCGTCGCCGTCACCGAGGAGATAGCCCGCGTCCTGCCCAGCCTCTCCGTCGACTACGTCACCTGCGGCATGGCCATGCGGATGCTGGGCGACGGCGCGGGCGCGGCCGCACGAGCCTGGGCGCCCGAGATCGCCTCCGGGAAGATGCTCTGCTCGTTCGGGATGAGCGAGCCCGACGTCGGCACCGACCTGCTGAACCTGCGCACGTCCGCCCGCGTCGAGGACGGCCGCTGGGTCCTGCGCGGGCAGAAGCTCTGGATCTCCCTCGCCCAGGAGGCCGAGATCGCGTTCGTGCTGTGCCGCACCGACCCGCCCGACGGGAAGCGGCGGTCCCGCGGGCTCAGCGTGATCGCCGTCCGGCTCGACCAGCCGGGCGTCACCGTCCGCCGCGTCCACCTCGCGGGGATGCGCGCCGCGGGCACATGCGAGATCTACTTCGACGACGCGACCGCCCCGCTGGACCACCTGGTCGGCGAGCGAGGCCGTGGCATGGCGCTCCTCGCCCGCACCCTGGACGTCGAGCGCGTCATGGCCGCCGGCATCAGCCTCGGCATCGGGCGCGCCGCCCTCGACCTGCATCTCGCCCACCTGCGGGAGCGCGAGGCGTTCGGCGGCGCGATCGGCCGCTTCCAGGCGCTCCAGCACGCCGCCGCCGACTCGATCGCGGACCTTTCGGCGTCCCGGGCATTGGTGAACACGGCGGTGCGTTCCATTGAGGACGGCCGTCCTTCGACGGCGCTGACGGGAATGGCCAAGCTCGTCGCCGCCGAGTCGACGGCCCGCATCGTGGACCGGGGGATGCGCGCCATGGCCGCGCAGGGTCTCGCGGAGGAGTCGGCGATGCAGATGTACTTCCGGGACGCCCGGCTGCAGCTGTTCAGTCCCGTGAGCAACGACATGATCCGCAACATCCTCGGCGAGTCGCTCGGGCTGCCGAGGAGCTACTGAGATCGGGAGGTCCCCGGTGGACATCACACGAGAGAAGACCGCGCTGCTGGTCATCGACATGCAGAACGGCTTCACCGAGCCCGGGGGATCCATGGCGAAGATCGGGCTCCCGTACCAGGAGCTGCGCGCCGCGATCCCGGGCTGCCGCAAGCTCGTCGACGCCGCCCGCAAGGCCGGCGTCCCGGTGATCTACACCCGGTACGTCTTCCACCCCGGGTACGTCGACGGGGGCATCCTGCCCAACCACATCGTCCCCGCGATGAAGGAGGTCGGGTCGCTCGCGGCGGGCACCTGGGACGCGGAGATCATCGACGAGCTGGCCCCGGCCGAGGGCGAACTGGTCATCGACAAGTCCCGGCCCAGCTCCTTCTACGGCACCCGCCTGGAGCCGATCCTCAACAGCCTCGGCATCCGCTCGCTGGTCATCTGCGGAGTGACCACGAACATCTGCGTCGAGACCACCGCGCGGGACGCGGGCCAGCGCGACTACTACACCCACGTGATCAGCGACGCGACCGCCGAATTCGACAAGGACCGCCACGAGCACGCCCTGACCGGCGTCGGCTTCCTCTTCGGCTGGGTCAACACGGTGGACGACGTCCTCCGCGCCTGGGCCTGACCCCACGATCAGCCCGCGGCGCGCCGCCCGCTTTCCTCAGCAGCCGAGCGGGACGGCGCGCCGCGGGTCCTTTCTTCTCCCCGGTCGTGAGACCCAGGTCACGGCCGCCTGGACGTCACATTCCGCCGCGCCGTTCCGTCTCCCCGATCGAAAGCGCAAGAACGACAAGGGAGAACCCCATGAACGCGCGTCTGGACGTCTTCGGCAGCACCCTTGCGGGCGAGGTCCTGAAGCACTTGGTCTCGGCGAACGCCGCCCTGGCGAAATCGACGGTGCCCGCCGCGACGCAGGAGCTGGTGAAGCTCCGTGCCAGCCAGATCAACGGCTGCGGCTTCTGCACCGACATGCACGCGAAGGACGCCCTGCACGCCGGGGAGAGCCAGGAACGCCTCAACCTCGTCGCGACGTGGCGGGAGGCGAAGGTGTTCACCGACGCTGAGCGGGCGGCGCTGGAGCTCGCCGAGGAGGGCACCCGCATCGCCGACGCCGCGGGCGGCGTGTCCGACGAGGTCTGGGAGAACGCCGCCAAGCACTACAACGAGGAGGAGCTGGTGGCGCTGGTGGGCCAGATCGTCCTGATC
The sequence above is drawn from the Actinomadura hallensis genome and encodes:
- a CDS encoding acyl-CoA dehydrogenase family protein, which codes for MLDTRPFEETPERGDLRDLVASLLARELPPDRALAMDREGRFASGAWAALGEAGLLGLGGDESDGGTGGTVGDAVAVTEEIARVLPSLSVDYVTCGMAMRMLGDGAGAAARAWAPEIASGKMLCSFGMSEPDVGTDLLNLRTSARVEDGRWVLRGQKLWISLAQEAEIAFVLCRTDPPDGKRRSRGLSVIAVRLDQPGVTVRRVHLAGMRAAGTCEIYFDDATAPLDHLVGERGRGMALLARTLDVERVMAAGISLGIGRAALDLHLAHLREREAFGGAIGRFQALQHAAADSIADLSASRALVNTAVRSIEDGRPSTALTGMAKLVAAESTARIVDRGMRAMAAQGLAEESAMQMYFRDARLQLFSPVSNDMIRNILGESLGLPRSY
- a CDS encoding cysteine hydrolase family protein translates to MDITREKTALLVIDMQNGFTEPGGSMAKIGLPYQELRAAIPGCRKLVDAARKAGVPVIYTRYVFHPGYVDGGILPNHIVPAMKEVGSLAAGTWDAEIIDELAPAEGELVIDKSRPSSFYGTRLEPILNSLGIRSLVICGVTTNICVETTARDAGQRDYYTHVISDATAEFDKDRHEHALTGVGFLFGWVNTVDDVLRAWA
- a CDS encoding carboxymuconolactone decarboxylase family protein; this encodes MNARLDVFGSTLAGEVLKHLVSANAALAKSTVPAATQELVKLRASQINGCGFCTDMHAKDALHAGESQERLNLVATWREAKVFTDAERAALELAEEGTRIADAAGGVSDEVWENAAKHYNEEELVALVGQIVLINAFNRLNVMVQQPAGDYRPGMFG